A genomic window from Thunnus thynnus chromosome 12, fThuThy2.1, whole genome shotgun sequence includes:
- the gigyf2 gene encoding GRB10-interacting GYF protein 2 isoform X3: MAETQTLNFGPEWLRALSGGGGSGGSGGGGSSGTVASPPLSPALPKYKLADYRYGREEMLALYVKDNKIPIDLHDKEFLPILQEEPLLPLALVSFTEEEQRNFSMSVNSAAVLRLTGRGGGPIVGAPRGRSTSRGRGRGRGDGGFYQRSFDDVEGFGRGGREMHRSQSWEERGDRRFEKPGRKDPVGLDGAPGHFQMNHIRSNYEDGVTGLPRKHDFTRSESENWRTSRDDQNDGPRSAGWREHPDQRRRFPFDAREDERGYRRPRSGSGSLEDERDSLPEWCLEDADEEAGTFDSSGAFLSLKKASKEPILEEAELDFRPLEECEEGLEEEDSQPKETKETETEAKREVDRKEFARVSEEAPPVAPSISEPQAPPKSLSPSQPSRTEESERPAERQPPLELPAEPCKVPLHVPMSNSMLESLPMTHISTTLAEVSVPSSTVQLPQQKPVEVPVAMNNPLPFPSSIMAPISRPTTVPHDTDEDEGLKHFEQEAEKMVAYLQDGVADDDRLVAKTSEKPKPAGLPLTHEAALKWFYKDPQGEIQGPFSNQEMTEWFQAGYFTMSLLVKRGCDEVFQPLGEIMKIWGRVPFTPGPAPPPLQGDGDQERLKRQQELTALNLYQLQQLQYQYLLRQQYAQALAQQKAAALSSAPLQQQQQHQQQINLLLQQYQALKLRASESLLPPVTRSLSVPDSGSVWEMQNPSSQASCTPNLQQAAPSTWDGSSVWDLPIDSMAQAPTIEQMQQLEKSRSAKLELERREAEMRAKREEEERKRLEEALRARQEEERKRLEEEELARQKQEEALRRQREQEEAQRRQKEEEERLAQEEALRRLEERRREEEERKRREEFLRKQEEERRKQEELEALRRREEEKRVEEEAAAAAAAAVLAQQQEEQKRREQEAQRQQELQRQRQQQQEALRRLQQQQQQQQQLAQMKLPSSSKWGQQSSNALSQTQNALSLAEIQKLEEERERQTREEQRRQQQELLKLQQQQALQQAQQPQAKLSGWGNVAKQPVITKSLLEIQREEAQQMKQRKEQPQQPQPQQQPHPIVTQQTRTQNRTVRDRYDAGSVSTSLSNSVWGSVNTSTCSNWGSDSSSIWGDTHNSNMGFWDEAVKEAVQQPPQPRKSNAQKNNKGNANLSNSLSGRANKKVEEEEKLLKLFQGVNKSQQDTFMQWCEQTLHTLNTANNLDVPTFASFLKEVDSPYEVHDYVRAYLGDTPEAKDFAKQFLERRAKQNANQQKPTPQNQQQALKQQQDSVWGGTGSSSLYQSNHTSGQQQRFETVTSGKKKKKQKMVRADPSLLGFSVNASSERLNMGEIETLEDF, encoded by the exons ATGGCCGAAACCCAGACACTTAACTTTGGACCAGAATG gcTCCGTGCCCTGTCTGGAGGTGGAGGCAGTGGTGGTAGCGGTGGTGGCGGAAGCAGCGGCACTGTTGCCTCTCCACCCCTCTCACCTGCATTGCCAAAGTATAAACTCGCAGACTATCGCTACGGGAGAGAAGAAATGTTAGCACTTTATGTAAAGGATAACAAG ATCCCTATAGACTTACACGATAAGGAGTTCTTGCCCATATTGCAAGAGGAGCCCTTGCTGCCTCTGGCACTTGTGTCTTTTACAGAGGAAGAACAG AGAAATTTTTCCATGTCTGTAAACAGTGCGGCTGTACTTCGGCTGACAGGGCGAGGAGGCGGTCCAATAGTAGGGGCACCAAGAGGCCGAAGTACCTCAAGGGGTAGAG GCCGGggaagaggagatggagggttTTACCAAagaagttttgatgatgtggaagGGTTTGGCcgtggagggagggagatgcATCGCTCCCAGAGCTGGGAAGAAAG gGGAGATAGAAGGTTTGAAAAGCCAGGTCGAAAAGACCCAG TAGGCCTAGATGGTGCTCCGGGACATTTTCAGATGAATCACA TTCGAAGCAACTACGAGGACGGTGTAACGGGCCTACCGAGGAAGCACGACTTCACGCGTTCAGAGAGTGAGAACTGGCGTACGTCTCGTGATGATCAGAACG ATGGGCCGCGGTCAGCAGGGTGGCGGGAACACCCAGATCAGCGTCGCCGTTTCCCATTTGATGCAAGAGAAGACGAGCGTGGCTACAGGAGGCCACGGTCAGGCAGCGGCAGTCTGGAGGACGAGAGGGACAGCCTGCCAGAGTGGTGTCTGGAGGACGCAGACGAGGAGGCTGGCACCTTCGACTCCTCAGGGGCCTTTCTCTCACTGAAG AAAGCCTCCAAGGAGCCCATCCTGGAGGAGGCGGAGCTTGATTTCAGACCCTTGGAAGAGTGTGAAGAGGgtctggaggaggaagacagTCAGCCCAAGGagaccaaagagacagaaacagaagccAAGAGAGAAGTTGACAGAAAAG AGTTTGCTAGAGTGTCAGAGGAGGCTCCACCTGTTGCTCCTTCAATCTCAGAGCCCCAGGCTCCTCCCAAGTCTCTGTCCCCAAGCCAGCCCAGCAGAACAGAAGAGTCTGAGAGGCCAGCTGAACGGCAACCACCCCTGGAGCTACCAGCAGAGCCCTGCAAAGTCCCCCTGCACGTCCCCATGTCTAACAGCATGCTGGAGTCCCTTCCCATGACCCACATTTCTACCACCCTTGCAG AAGTGTCTGTTCCATCGTCCACCGTCCAGTTACCACAGCAGAAGCCTGTGGAGGTTCCTGTGGCGATGAACAACCCCCTGCCCTTCCCTTCAAGTATAATGGCACCCATAAGCAGGCCCACCACTGTGCCACACGACACAGATGAAGATGAGGGGCTGAAACATTTTGAGCAG GAGGCAGAAAAGATGGTAGCATACCTACAAGATGGTGTGGCAGATGATGACAGACTTGTGGCAAAGACTTCAGAGAAGCCCAAACCTGCAGGCCTGCCGCTCACCCATGAGGCTGCTCTCAAGTGGTTCTACAAAGACCCCCAAGGGGAGATACAAG gTCCATTCAGTAACCAGGAGATGACTGAGTGGTTCCAGGCAGGTTACTTCACAATGTCTCTCTTAGTCAAAAGAGGGTGTGACGAAGTTTTTCAACCCTTGGGAGAGATCATGAAGATATGGGGGAGGGTACCATTCACTCCAGGCCCCGCACCTCCACCTCTACAG GGTGACGGTGATCAAGAAAGGTTGAAGAGGCAGCAGGAGCTCACTGCTCTCAACCTTTACCAGTTACAGCAGCTCCAATATCAATACCTCCTCAG GCAGCAGTATGCTCAGGCTCTGGCCCAGCAGAAAGCTGCAGCCCTCAGCTCAGCTCCTCttcagcaacaacagcaacatcaacagCAGATCAACCTGCTTCTACAGCAATACCAGGCTCTCAAGCTAAG AGCATCGGAGAGCCTTCTACCTCCTGTTACACGTTCCCTGTCTGTACCAGACTCTGGTTCTGTGTGGGAAATGCAGAACCCGTCCTCTCAGGCTTCCTGCACACCAAACCTCCAGCAAGCTGCTCCGAGCA CGTGGGATGGTAGCAGTGTATGGGATTTACCAATAGACTCCATGGCACAGGCTCCGACTATTGAACAGATGCAACAGTTAGAGAAGTCAAGGTCTGCGAAG TTGGAGCTGGAGAGGCGTGAGGCAGAAATGAGAGCcaaaagggaggaagaggagaggaaacggCTGGAGGAGGCCCTTAGGGCTCGACAGGAGGAGGAACGTAAACGCTTGGAAGAAGAGGAGCTGGCACGACAAAAACAG GAGGAGGCATTGAGACGACAGAGAGAGCAAGAAGAGGCGCAACGCAggcaaaaagaagaagaggagagactAGCACAGGAGGAGGCTCTCCGCAGATTagaggagagacggagagaagaggaggagagaaagcgaCGAGAAGAGTTCCTTCGCAAACAG GAAGAGGAGCGCAGAAAGCAGGAGGAACTTGAAGCATTAAGGAGGCGTGAGGAGGAGAAGCGAGTGGAGGAAGaggcagcagctgctgcagcagcagctgttctgGCCCAGCAACAAGAGgagcagaagaggagagagcaggAGGCCCAAAGACAGCAggagctgcagagacagaggcagCAGCAACAAGAGGCTCTCAGGCGActtcagcaacagcaacagcagcagcagcagcttgcacAAATGAAG CTTCCATCGTCGTCAAAGTGGGGCCAGCAGTCAAGCAACGCACTCAGCCAGACTCAGAACGCCCTGTCACTGGCCGAGATCCAGAAACTGGAAGAAGAGCGAGAACGACAGACGCGGGAAGAG CAGCGACGTCAACAGCAGGAGCTcctgaagctgcagcagcaacaggccCTGCAACAGGCTCAGCAGCCGCAGGCCAAGCTGTCCGGTTGGGGAAATGTGGCCAAACAGCCAGTTATTACCAAGTCACTGCTGGAGATTCAGAGGGAGGAAGCCCAGCAGATGAAACAGAGGAAGGAGCAACCGCAGCAGCcgcagccacagcagcagccacaCCCAATTGTTACCCAGCAGACCCGCACGCAGAACAGAACTGTACGTGACCGATATGATGCTGGAAGTGTCTCG aCATCTCTGAGCAACTCCGTGTGGGGGTCTGTTAACACTAGCACCTGCTCTAATTGGGGCTCGGACTCCAGCAGCATCTGGGGCGACACCCACAACTCTAATATGGGCTTCTGGGATGAGGCTGTGAAGGAGGCCGTCCAGCAACCTCCCCAACCCAGAAAAAGCAATgctcagaaaaacaacaagggCAATGCCAACCTCAG TAACTCTTTGAGTGGGCGAGCCAACAAGAaggtagaagaggaggagaagctgCTTAAGTTGTTCCAAGGGGTCAATAAGAGCCAGCAGGACACCTTCATGCAGTGGTGTGAGCAAACCCTGCACACGCTCAACACAGCCAACAATCTGGATG TTCCGACGTTTGCATCTTTCCTGAAAGAAGTGGACTCTCCATACGAGGTGCACGATTATGTCAGGGCCTACCTGGGGGACACTCCCGAGGCCAAGGACTTTGCCAAGCAGTTCCTGGAACGTCGTGCCAAACAAAACGCTAACCAACAGAAACCGACACCGCAGAACCAACAGCAAGCcctcaaacagcagcag GATTCTGTATGGGGTGGAACAGGATCTTCATCGCTCTACCAGTCCAACCATACAAGTGGCCAGCAGCAGCGCTTTGAAACTGTCACCtcagggaagaagaaaaagaagcagaagatGGTCCGCGCAGACCCCAGCCTTTTAG gtttttctgtgaatgCGTCATCTGAGAGATTGAATATGGGAGAGATTGAGACTTTGGAGGACTTTTAA
- the gigyf2 gene encoding GRB10-interacting GYF protein 2 isoform X1 produces MAETQTLNFGPEWLRALSGGGGSGGSGGGGSSGTVASPPLSPALPKYKLADYRYGREEMLALYVKDNKIPIDLHDKEFLPILQEEPLLPLALVSFTEEEQRNFSMSVNSAAVLRLTGRGGGPIVGAPRGRSTSRGRGRGRGDGGFYQRSFDDVEGFGRGGREMHRSQSWEERGDRRFEKPGRKDPVGLDGAPGHFQMNHIRSNYEDGVTGLPRKHDFTRSESENWRTSRDDQNGEDDEGGWRLAGSRRDSDRWCPPSPDGPRSAGWREHPDQRRRFPFDAREDERGYRRPRSGSGSLEDERDSLPEWCLEDADEEAGTFDSSGAFLSLKKASKEPILEEAELDFRPLEECEEGLEEEDSQPKETKETETEAKREVDRKEFARVSEEAPPVAPSISEPQAPPKSLSPSQPSRTEESERPAERQPPLELPAEPCKVPLHVPMSNSMLESLPMTHISTTLAEVSVPSSTVQLPQQKPVEVPVAMNNPLPFPSSIMAPISRPTTVPHDTDEDEGLKHFEQEAEKMVAYLQDGVADDDRLVAKTSEKPKPAGLPLTHEAALKWFYKDPQGEIQGPFSNQEMTEWFQAGYFTMSLLVKRGCDEVFQPLGEIMKIWGRVPFTPGPAPPPLQGDGDQERLKRQQELTALNLYQLQQLQYQYLLRQQYAQALAQQKAAALSSAPLQQQQQHQQQINLLLQQYQALKLRASESLLPPVTRSLSVPDSGSVWEMQNPSSQASCTPNLQQAAPSTWDGSSVWDLPIDSMAQAPTIEQMQQLEKSRSAKLELERREAEMRAKREEEERKRLEEALRARQEEERKRLEEEELARQKQEEALRRQREQEEAQRRQKEEEERLAQEEALRRLEERRREEEERKRREEFLRKQEEERRKQEELEALRRREEEKRVEEEAAAAAAAAVLAQQQEEQKRREQEAQRQQELQRQRQQQQEALRRLQQQQQQQQQLAQMKLPSSSKWGQQSSNALSQTQNALSLAEIQKLEEERERQTREEQRRQQQELLKLQQQQALQQAQQPQAKLSGWGNVAKQPVITKSLLEIQREEAQQMKQRKEQPQQPQPQQQPHPIVTQQTRTQNRTVRDRYDAGSVSTSLSNSVWGSVNTSTCSNWGSDSSSIWGDTHNSNMGFWDEAVKEAVQQPPQPRKSNAQKNNKGNANLSNSLSGRANKKVEEEEKLLKLFQGVNKSQQDTFMQWCEQTLHTLNTANNLDVPTFASFLKEVDSPYEVHDYVRAYLGDTPEAKDFAKQFLERRAKQNANQQKPTPQNQQQALKQQQDSVWGGTGSSSLYQSNHTSGQQQRFETVTSGKKKKKQKMVRADPSLLGFSVNASSERLNMGEIETLEDF; encoded by the exons ATGGCCGAAACCCAGACACTTAACTTTGGACCAGAATG gcTCCGTGCCCTGTCTGGAGGTGGAGGCAGTGGTGGTAGCGGTGGTGGCGGAAGCAGCGGCACTGTTGCCTCTCCACCCCTCTCACCTGCATTGCCAAAGTATAAACTCGCAGACTATCGCTACGGGAGAGAAGAAATGTTAGCACTTTATGTAAAGGATAACAAG ATCCCTATAGACTTACACGATAAGGAGTTCTTGCCCATATTGCAAGAGGAGCCCTTGCTGCCTCTGGCACTTGTGTCTTTTACAGAGGAAGAACAG AGAAATTTTTCCATGTCTGTAAACAGTGCGGCTGTACTTCGGCTGACAGGGCGAGGAGGCGGTCCAATAGTAGGGGCACCAAGAGGCCGAAGTACCTCAAGGGGTAGAG GCCGGggaagaggagatggagggttTTACCAAagaagttttgatgatgtggaagGGTTTGGCcgtggagggagggagatgcATCGCTCCCAGAGCTGGGAAGAAAG gGGAGATAGAAGGTTTGAAAAGCCAGGTCGAAAAGACCCAG TAGGCCTAGATGGTGCTCCGGGACATTTTCAGATGAATCACA TTCGAAGCAACTACGAGGACGGTGTAACGGGCCTACCGAGGAAGCACGACTTCACGCGTTCAGAGAGTGAGAACTGGCGTACGTCTCGTGATGATCAGAACGGTGAGGATGATGAGGGGGGCTGGCGCCTGGCGGGTTCTCGACGGGACAGTGACCGGTGGTGCCCCCCAAGCCCAG ATGGGCCGCGGTCAGCAGGGTGGCGGGAACACCCAGATCAGCGTCGCCGTTTCCCATTTGATGCAAGAGAAGACGAGCGTGGCTACAGGAGGCCACGGTCAGGCAGCGGCAGTCTGGAGGACGAGAGGGACAGCCTGCCAGAGTGGTGTCTGGAGGACGCAGACGAGGAGGCTGGCACCTTCGACTCCTCAGGGGCCTTTCTCTCACTGAAG AAAGCCTCCAAGGAGCCCATCCTGGAGGAGGCGGAGCTTGATTTCAGACCCTTGGAAGAGTGTGAAGAGGgtctggaggaggaagacagTCAGCCCAAGGagaccaaagagacagaaacagaagccAAGAGAGAAGTTGACAGAAAAG AGTTTGCTAGAGTGTCAGAGGAGGCTCCACCTGTTGCTCCTTCAATCTCAGAGCCCCAGGCTCCTCCCAAGTCTCTGTCCCCAAGCCAGCCCAGCAGAACAGAAGAGTCTGAGAGGCCAGCTGAACGGCAACCACCCCTGGAGCTACCAGCAGAGCCCTGCAAAGTCCCCCTGCACGTCCCCATGTCTAACAGCATGCTGGAGTCCCTTCCCATGACCCACATTTCTACCACCCTTGCAG AAGTGTCTGTTCCATCGTCCACCGTCCAGTTACCACAGCAGAAGCCTGTGGAGGTTCCTGTGGCGATGAACAACCCCCTGCCCTTCCCTTCAAGTATAATGGCACCCATAAGCAGGCCCACCACTGTGCCACACGACACAGATGAAGATGAGGGGCTGAAACATTTTGAGCAG GAGGCAGAAAAGATGGTAGCATACCTACAAGATGGTGTGGCAGATGATGACAGACTTGTGGCAAAGACTTCAGAGAAGCCCAAACCTGCAGGCCTGCCGCTCACCCATGAGGCTGCTCTCAAGTGGTTCTACAAAGACCCCCAAGGGGAGATACAAG gTCCATTCAGTAACCAGGAGATGACTGAGTGGTTCCAGGCAGGTTACTTCACAATGTCTCTCTTAGTCAAAAGAGGGTGTGACGAAGTTTTTCAACCCTTGGGAGAGATCATGAAGATATGGGGGAGGGTACCATTCACTCCAGGCCCCGCACCTCCACCTCTACAG GGTGACGGTGATCAAGAAAGGTTGAAGAGGCAGCAGGAGCTCACTGCTCTCAACCTTTACCAGTTACAGCAGCTCCAATATCAATACCTCCTCAG GCAGCAGTATGCTCAGGCTCTGGCCCAGCAGAAAGCTGCAGCCCTCAGCTCAGCTCCTCttcagcaacaacagcaacatcaacagCAGATCAACCTGCTTCTACAGCAATACCAGGCTCTCAAGCTAAG AGCATCGGAGAGCCTTCTACCTCCTGTTACACGTTCCCTGTCTGTACCAGACTCTGGTTCTGTGTGGGAAATGCAGAACCCGTCCTCTCAGGCTTCCTGCACACCAAACCTCCAGCAAGCTGCTCCGAGCA CGTGGGATGGTAGCAGTGTATGGGATTTACCAATAGACTCCATGGCACAGGCTCCGACTATTGAACAGATGCAACAGTTAGAGAAGTCAAGGTCTGCGAAG TTGGAGCTGGAGAGGCGTGAGGCAGAAATGAGAGCcaaaagggaggaagaggagaggaaacggCTGGAGGAGGCCCTTAGGGCTCGACAGGAGGAGGAACGTAAACGCTTGGAAGAAGAGGAGCTGGCACGACAAAAACAG GAGGAGGCATTGAGACGACAGAGAGAGCAAGAAGAGGCGCAACGCAggcaaaaagaagaagaggagagactAGCACAGGAGGAGGCTCTCCGCAGATTagaggagagacggagagaagaggaggagagaaagcgaCGAGAAGAGTTCCTTCGCAAACAG GAAGAGGAGCGCAGAAAGCAGGAGGAACTTGAAGCATTAAGGAGGCGTGAGGAGGAGAAGCGAGTGGAGGAAGaggcagcagctgctgcagcagcagctgttctgGCCCAGCAACAAGAGgagcagaagaggagagagcaggAGGCCCAAAGACAGCAggagctgcagagacagaggcagCAGCAACAAGAGGCTCTCAGGCGActtcagcaacagcaacagcagcagcagcagcttgcacAAATGAAG CTTCCATCGTCGTCAAAGTGGGGCCAGCAGTCAAGCAACGCACTCAGCCAGACTCAGAACGCCCTGTCACTGGCCGAGATCCAGAAACTGGAAGAAGAGCGAGAACGACAGACGCGGGAAGAG CAGCGACGTCAACAGCAGGAGCTcctgaagctgcagcagcaacaggccCTGCAACAGGCTCAGCAGCCGCAGGCCAAGCTGTCCGGTTGGGGAAATGTGGCCAAACAGCCAGTTATTACCAAGTCACTGCTGGAGATTCAGAGGGAGGAAGCCCAGCAGATGAAACAGAGGAAGGAGCAACCGCAGCAGCcgcagccacagcagcagccacaCCCAATTGTTACCCAGCAGACCCGCACGCAGAACAGAACTGTACGTGACCGATATGATGCTGGAAGTGTCTCG aCATCTCTGAGCAACTCCGTGTGGGGGTCTGTTAACACTAGCACCTGCTCTAATTGGGGCTCGGACTCCAGCAGCATCTGGGGCGACACCCACAACTCTAATATGGGCTTCTGGGATGAGGCTGTGAAGGAGGCCGTCCAGCAACCTCCCCAACCCAGAAAAAGCAATgctcagaaaaacaacaagggCAATGCCAACCTCAG TAACTCTTTGAGTGGGCGAGCCAACAAGAaggtagaagaggaggagaagctgCTTAAGTTGTTCCAAGGGGTCAATAAGAGCCAGCAGGACACCTTCATGCAGTGGTGTGAGCAAACCCTGCACACGCTCAACACAGCCAACAATCTGGATG TTCCGACGTTTGCATCTTTCCTGAAAGAAGTGGACTCTCCATACGAGGTGCACGATTATGTCAGGGCCTACCTGGGGGACACTCCCGAGGCCAAGGACTTTGCCAAGCAGTTCCTGGAACGTCGTGCCAAACAAAACGCTAACCAACAGAAACCGACACCGCAGAACCAACAGCAAGCcctcaaacagcagcag GATTCTGTATGGGGTGGAACAGGATCTTCATCGCTCTACCAGTCCAACCATACAAGTGGCCAGCAGCAGCGCTTTGAAACTGTCACCtcagggaagaagaaaaagaagcagaagatGGTCCGCGCAGACCCCAGCCTTTTAG gtttttctgtgaatgCGTCATCTGAGAGATTGAATATGGGAGAGATTGAGACTTTGGAGGACTTTTAA